Proteins encoded by one window of Lutibacter sp. A64:
- a CDS encoding polysaccharide biosynthesis protein, producing MINSVFKRLLKRNTPRWFVLIIDIHIVLNTFIVSYLIRFNFSFDFDTSKFFLQLPGVALVSLISFLIFGSYKGVIRHTGIRDSINVLFSSLLIFALLITAVLVNHEFNIIPNVTIPKSIIAIHFLLNVFVLITIRFLYKGIYTLLIADTSIEKRVLIYGAGEAGMLVHSLLKEDKTSGIKVIGFIDDDKHKVGNRLNGMRIYDSSKINRLFVNKKNIDEIIIAIQKIKPSKLIEIVDNVSKLPIEVKIVPAVQTWINGNLQIRQIKSVKIEDLLGRVPIELNNPILHNEYSEKIILITGAAGSIGSEIVRQVATFNFKKLILIDQAESDLYNLQQFFINKNIANITAIVADIQNKKRIASIFNKYKPQIVFHAAAYKHVPFMEENPYEAVRTNVNGSKNIADLSVENSVEKFVMISTDKAVNPTNVMGATKRIAEMYINCLNNYGTTKFITTRFGNVLGSNGSVIPLFQSQIRNGGPVTVTHKDITRYFMTIPEACQLVLEAGSMGKGGEIFVFDMGNSIKIYDLAINMIRLSGLKYPDDIAIKITGLRPGEKIYEELLATSENTIATYHEKIMIAQVIPLETEIVIQQIKDLCAINNEENDELTVLKMKEIVPEFISNNSKYQVLDK from the coding sequence ATGATAAATAGTGTATTTAAACGATTATTAAAAAGAAACACGCCAAGATGGTTTGTGTTAATTATAGATATCCATATCGTACTTAATACATTTATAGTATCTTATTTAATTCGATTTAATTTTAGTTTTGATTTTGATACTTCAAAGTTTTTTTTACAACTTCCAGGAGTTGCTTTAGTATCGTTAATTAGTTTTTTAATATTTGGATCTTATAAAGGAGTTATAAGGCATACAGGTATTAGAGATTCTATTAATGTATTGTTTTCTAGTTTGTTGATTTTTGCTTTATTAATTACAGCTGTTTTAGTAAATCACGAATTTAATATTATTCCTAATGTTACCATTCCAAAATCAATTATTGCAATTCATTTTTTATTAAATGTATTTGTACTAATAACAATTAGGTTTTTATACAAAGGTATTTATACGTTATTAATTGCCGATACTTCAATAGAAAAAAGAGTTTTAATTTATGGAGCTGGTGAAGCTGGTATGTTGGTACACTCTTTATTGAAAGAAGATAAAACAAGTGGAATTAAAGTTATTGGATTTATTGATGATGATAAACATAAAGTAGGTAATAGGTTAAATGGAATGCGTATTTATGATTCCAGTAAAATTAATAGGTTATTTGTTAATAAAAAGAATATTGATGAAATTATTATTGCTATTCAAAAAATTAAACCATCAAAATTAATTGAAATAGTTGATAATGTCTCTAAATTACCAATAGAAGTTAAGATTGTACCAGCAGTACAAACTTGGATTAATGGGAATTTACAAATAAGACAAATTAAATCTGTAAAAATAGAAGATTTATTAGGTAGGGTACCTATTGAATTAAACAATCCAATATTACACAATGAATATAGTGAAAAGATAATTTTAATTACAGGAGCTGCTGGCTCTATTGGAAGTGAAATAGTGCGACAAGTAGCTACGTTTAATTTTAAAAAATTAATATTAATTGACCAGGCAGAATCTGACCTATACAATCTTCAGCAGTTTTTTATCAATAAAAATATAGCTAATATTACAGCTATTGTTGCTGATATTCAAAATAAAAAAAGAATAGCTTCTATTTTTAATAAATATAAACCTCAAATAGTTTTTCATGCGGCTGCATATAAACATGTGCCCTTTATGGAAGAAAATCCTTATGAGGCCGTAAGAACAAATGTAAATGGAAGTAAAAATATAGCAGATCTTTCGGTTGAAAATAGTGTGGAAAAATTTGTAATGATTTCTACAGATAAAGCGGTAAACCCAACAAATGTTATGGGAGCCACTAAACGTATTGCAGAAATGTATATTAATTGTTTAAATAATTATGGAACAACAAAATTTATTACAACACGTTTTGGAAATGTGTTAGGTTCAAATGGTTCGGTAATTCCATTGTTTCAATCGCAAATTAGAAATGGAGGCCCTGTAACTGTAACGCATAAGGATATTACAAGGTATTTTATGACTATTCCAGAGGCTTGTCAGTTAGTATTAGAAGCTGGATCTATGGGGAAAGGTGGTGAAATCTTTGTTTTTGATATGGGGAACTCTATCAAAATTTATGATTTAGCAATAAACATGATACGCTTATCAGGATTAAAATATCCAGATGATATAGCAATTAAAATAACAGGTTTACGTCCTGGAGAAAAAATTTATGAAGAATTATTAGCTACTTCAGAAAACACTATTGCAACTTATCACGAAAAAATTATGATTGCGCAGGTTATACCTTTAGAAACTGAAATTGTGATTCAACAAATTAAAGACTTATGCGCTATTAATAATGAAGAAAATGATGAATTAACAGTTTTAAAAATGAAAGAAATTGTTCCTGAATTTATTTCAAATAATTCAAAATATCAAGTGCTAGATAAATAA
- a CDS encoding GumC family protein translates to MQDNKKNSPINFNEGTINIREEIEKYLYHWKWFVLSTFLALGIVYVYLRYTPNQYEASATILIEDVENNELSAFKDLGLVGSSQASLENEIELLKSRSLIRRVAKELKLNVTYYTQGRVIEAEFIHKRAQFNINFLISDSVFDNLSTSFSVLIKSKTHLVLKTRLDEKEYAFGEKISLPFGDIIITPKDVDKLRVGDETIIKIIPLKSVVESYRNRIQVAVVKNSSVIRLSLRDRVNEKAQEVLDNLIEQYNDDAVTDKSLIAKRTNEFINDRISIIDEDLSLIEAGVEQFKTKNRLTDISSEAGIALQSKNELSKQIIALSTQLKLVDFVDEYISANEEQLIPADLGLENSSITESTNKYNEVLLERNRILKSTSELHPTIVNLNLQLKQFRENISQSLSNLRSSLTISLNDIKNQEYKFNSKIAAVPKQEREYRDIQRQQQIIESLYLYLLQKREENAISLAVTLPNAKIVDKAYGGGYPVAPNRRMFYLAALLAGLVLPFATLYILFLLDNKVHTRKEVEALVDIPILGDIPQSKSEQKVIISDKDRDSTSESFRLLRTNVNFMLSSVKKASKTIFITSTLAGEGKTFIAINLASVLALTNKKVLLIGGDIRKPKIVEYLKIKSTKKGLSHFLMDSSLQVPDVIEQFKETNFDILESGIVAPNPSELLMNGRFDEILAYGESHYDYVIVDTAPINIVTDTLLFSKNADLFIYVVRANFLDKRLLEIPNKLYKDKRLPNMAALINDTDLERGYGYGYGYGYGYTERGLKPKKWWQKIMSF, encoded by the coding sequence ATGCAAGATAATAAAAAAAATAGCCCTATAAATTTTAATGAGGGCACCATAAATATACGTGAAGAAATTGAGAAGTATCTTTACCATTGGAAGTGGTTTGTGTTAAGCACTTTTTTAGCGCTAGGAATTGTTTATGTTTACTTAAGATACACTCCAAATCAATATGAAGCTTCAGCAACTATTTTAATAGAAGATGTTGAAAATAACGAGCTTTCTGCATTTAAAGATTTGGGTTTAGTAGGTAGTTCGCAGGCTTCTTTAGAAAATGAAATAGAACTGTTGAAATCTAGAAGCTTAATTAGAAGGGTAGCTAAAGAGTTAAAGTTAAATGTTACTTACTACACTCAAGGAAGAGTTATTGAAGCAGAATTTATTCATAAAAGAGCTCAATTCAATATTAATTTTTTAATAAGCGATTCAGTTTTTGATAACCTAAGTACAAGTTTTTCAGTTCTTATAAAATCTAAAACGCATCTTGTTTTAAAAACTAGATTGGATGAAAAAGAGTATGCTTTTGGAGAAAAAATTAGTTTGCCTTTTGGCGATATTATTATCACTCCAAAAGATGTAGATAAGTTAAGGGTAGGTGATGAAACAATTATTAAAATTATACCTTTAAAATCTGTTGTAGAAAGTTATAGAAATAGAATTCAAGTTGCTGTTGTAAAAAATTCTAGTGTTATTCGTTTAAGTTTAAGAGATCGAGTTAATGAGAAAGCTCAAGAGGTTTTAGATAATTTAATAGAACAATATAATGATGATGCAGTTACAGATAAGAGTTTAATAGCAAAAAGAACAAATGAATTTATTAATGATAGAATTTCAATTATTGATGAAGATTTATCGCTAATTGAGGCAGGTGTTGAGCAGTTTAAAACAAAAAATAGGTTAACAGATATTTCTTCGGAAGCGGGAATTGCTTTGCAGTCTAAAAATGAATTGTCTAAACAAATTATAGCTTTAAGTACGCAATTAAAATTAGTAGATTTTGTAGATGAATATATTTCAGCAAATGAAGAGCAGTTAATTCCTGCGGATTTAGGTTTAGAAAATAGTTCAATTACAGAAAGTACAAATAAGTACAATGAAGTTTTATTAGAGCGCAATAGAATTTTAAAAAGTACTAGTGAATTGCACCCAACAATTGTGAATTTAAATTTACAATTAAAACAGTTTAGAGAAAATATTTCACAGAGTTTATCTAATTTAAGGTCATCTTTAACAATTTCTTTAAACGATATAAAAAATCAAGAATATAAATTTAATTCTAAAATTGCAGCTGTACCAAAGCAAGAAAGAGAATATAGAGATATTCAAAGGCAGCAGCAAATAATAGAGTCGTTATACTTGTATTTATTACAAAAACGAGAAGAAAATGCTATTTCTTTAGCGGTTACTTTACCTAATGCAAAAATTGTTGATAAAGCGTATGGAGGTGGCTACCCAGTAGCTCCAAATCGTAGAATGTTTTATTTAGCAGCTTTATTAGCAGGCTTAGTTTTACCATTTGCTACATTGTATATACTATTTTTATTAGATAATAAAGTACATACACGTAAGGAAGTAGAAGCCTTAGTTGATATTCCTATTTTAGGAGATATACCACAATCAAAATCAGAACAAAAAGTTATTATTTCTGATAAGGATAGAGATAGCACATCAGAATCGTTTAGGTTGTTAAGAACCAACGTTAATTTTATGCTTTCTAGTGTTAAAAAAGCTTCTAAAACAATTTTTATAACATCAACATTAGCTGGTGAAGGGAAAACATTTATTGCAATAAATTTGGCTTCGGTATTAGCGCTAACAAATAAAAAAGTATTATTAATTGGTGGTGATATTAGAAAACCTAAAATTGTAGAATATTTAAAAATTAAATCTACAAAAAAAGGACTTTCACATTTTTTAATGGATAGTTCACTGCAAGTTCCAGATGTAATTGAGCAATTTAAAGAAACTAATTTTGATATTTTAGAATCTGGTATTGTTGCTCCAAATCCTTCAGAATTATTAATGAATGGTCGTTTTGATGAAATTTTAGCCTATGGTGAATCGCATTACGATTATGTTATTGTAGATACAGCACCTATAAATATTGTAACAGATACCTTGTTATTTAGTAAAAATGCAGATTTATTTATTTATGTTGTTAGAGCAAATTTTTTAGATAAGCGTCTACTAGAAATTCCTAATAAATTATATAAAGATAAACGATTGCCTAATATGGCCGCTTTAATAAACGATACCGATTTAGAAAGAGGCTATGGTTATGGATACGGCTATGGTTATGGTTATACCGAAAGAGGGTTGAAACCAAAAAAATGGTGGCAAAAAATAATGTCTTTTTAA
- a CDS encoding DegT/DnrJ/EryC1/StrS family aminotransferase: protein MKNKIWLSSPHMGGTEQKYVQEAFDTNWVAPLGPNVNAFENSLENYLEEDSYVAALSSGTAAIHLALILLGVGKGDEVLCQSFTFSASANPIVYQGATPIFIDSELETWNMCSEQLEVAILHRIKNGKKPKAIIAVHLYGMPYNVEKISELGKKYEIPIIEDSAEALGSKVANRKCGTFGDLAILSFNGNKIITTSGGGALISKSKQNKDAAIFLATQARDNAPHYQHTKIGYNYRMSNIVAGIGRGQLEVLKDRVEARRFNYNFYKSTVKNSDFIFLEEPETYYSNRWLTCVLTPSFKIREKIRLSFEQENIESRPLWKPMHLQPIFKNCLSFLNGNSEQLFNTGLCLPSGSNITENELNRVVGVLNNF from the coding sequence ATGAAAAATAAAATCTGGCTATCATCTCCACATATGGGAGGTACTGAGCAAAAATATGTTCAAGAAGCATTCGATACAAATTGGGTAGCTCCATTAGGTCCAAATGTTAATGCTTTTGAAAATAGTTTAGAGAATTATTTAGAAGAAGATTCATATGTAGCAGCTTTAAGTTCTGGAACGGCAGCAATACATTTAGCATTAATTTTGTTAGGAGTAGGTAAAGGAGATGAAGTGCTTTGCCAAAGCTTTACATTTTCAGCATCTGCAAATCCGATAGTTTACCAAGGGGCAACACCAATTTTTATAGATAGTGAATTAGAAACTTGGAATATGTGTTCAGAGCAATTAGAAGTTGCTATTTTACATAGAATTAAAAATGGAAAAAAACCAAAAGCAATTATTGCAGTTCATCTGTATGGTATGCCCTACAATGTTGAAAAAATTAGCGAATTGGGGAAAAAATATGAAATTCCAATTATAGAAGATAGTGCAGAAGCTTTAGGTAGTAAAGTAGCTAATAGAAAATGTGGAACTTTTGGAGATCTAGCAATTTTATCCTTCAATGGAAATAAAATAATAACAACTTCTGGCGGAGGTGCTTTAATTAGTAAAAGCAAACAAAATAAAGATGCTGCCATATTTTTAGCTACACAAGCTAGAGATAATGCACCACATTATCAACATACTAAAATTGGTTATAATTATAGAATGTCTAATATTGTAGCTGGTATAGGAAGAGGACAATTAGAAGTTCTAAAAGATCGTGTTGAGGCAAGAAGGTTTAACTATAATTTTTATAAATCTACTGTTAAAAATTCTGATTTTATTTTTTTAGAAGAGCCAGAAACTTATTATTCAAATAGATGGCTAACCTGTGTTTTAACGCCTTCTTTTAAAATAAGAGAAAAAATTAGACTATCTTTCGAGCAGGAAAATATTGAATCTAGACCATTGTGGAAACCAATGCATTTACAGCCAATATTTAAAAATTGTTTAAGTTTTTTAAATGGAAATTCTGAACAGTTATTTAATACAGGTTTATGCCTGCCAAGTGGTTCTAATATTACTGAAAATGAGTTGAATAGAGTTGTTGGGGTTCTAAATAATTTTTAG
- a CDS encoding pyridoxal phosphate-dependent aminotransferase → MIQKADRLNDVKEYYFSKKLREVAALRNEGKPIINIAIGSPDLAPSNSVIAAIQNAVTLPNAHQYQSYQGIPELRSGIADFYKENYNVTLNSATEILPLMGSKEGIMHISMAFLNKGDKVLIPNPGYPTYASVTNLVEAEPILYKLNEATNWLPNFKELEQQDLSNVKIMWINYPHMPTGAVASKEDFKELIAFAKKHQILIVNDNPYSFILNENPLSILEIEGAKEVAIELNSLSKTFNMAGWRVGMVVGDAEIIKTILQVKSNMDSGMFFGIQKGAVEAFKLSSDWFKAQNEIYKRRRAIVWQIFDALNCTYNKNIGGLFVWAKLPEGIKSEDVTDDLLYNKNVFITPGTVFGSNGAGYLRASLCVSEEVLEEVLDRIITVNV, encoded by the coding sequence ATGATACAAAAAGCTGATAGATTAAACGATGTAAAAGAATACTACTTCTCAAAAAAATTGAGAGAGGTAGCGGCTTTAAGAAATGAGGGGAAACCAATAATAAATATAGCAATTGGAAGCCCAGATTTAGCGCCGTCAAATAGTGTAATAGCAGCAATTCAAAACGCTGTAACGTTACCAAATGCACATCAATATCAAAGTTATCAAGGAATTCCAGAATTAAGAAGTGGAATTGCCGATTTTTATAAAGAAAACTACAATGTTACCTTAAATTCAGCTACAGAAATTCTTCCTTTAATGGGGTCAAAAGAAGGAATTATGCATATTTCTATGGCTTTTTTAAATAAAGGAGATAAGGTGTTGATACCAAACCCTGGTTATCCAACCTATGCTTCAGTTACAAATTTGGTTGAAGCTGAGCCAATTTTATACAAATTAAATGAAGCTACTAATTGGTTGCCTAATTTTAAAGAATTAGAACAACAAGATTTATCAAATGTTAAAATTATGTGGATTAATTATCCGCATATGCCAACAGGTGCTGTTGCTTCAAAAGAAGATTTTAAAGAATTGATAGCTTTTGCTAAAAAGCATCAAATTTTAATAGTAAACGATAATCCGTATAGCTTTATTTTAAATGAAAATCCGCTTAGTATTTTAGAAATAGAAGGAGCTAAAGAAGTTGCAATTGAGTTAAATTCTTTAAGTAAAACCTTTAATATGGCAGGTTGGAGAGTAGGTATGGTTGTAGGAGATGCCGAAATTATTAAAACAATATTACAAGTAAAAAGTAATATGGATTCTGGAATGTTTTTTGGAATTCAAAAAGGAGCTGTAGAAGCATTTAAATTGTCTTCAGATTGGTTTAAAGCCCAAAACGAAATTTATAAAAGAAGAAGAGCTATTGTTTGGCAAATTTTTGATGCGCTTAATTGTACTTATAATAAAAATATTGGAGGTTTGTTTGTATGGGCAAAATTACCAGAAGGTATAAAATCTGAAGATGTTACAGATGATTTACTGTATAATAAAAATGTATTTATAACCCCTGGAACTGTTTTTGGTTCTAATGGAGCTGGTTATTTAAGAGCATCATTATGTGTTTCAGAAGAGGTGCTTGAAGAAGTGTTAGATAGAATAATTACTGTAAATGTGTAA
- a CDS encoding tyrosine-protein phosphatase — protein sequence MLSFFKKNKQPITTLFSKTYIDIHSHLLPNIDDGSKSFEDSTELIQKLSSFGIKNFVTTPHVMDGVWNNTSKDIQQKLFELTNYLKSHGLEDINIRAAAEYMIDNNFEKLLSNKDLLPIKDQYILVELSYFNPPINLNEILFNIQIAGYKPILAHPERYIFYHTNYNKYHELKELGCLFQLNLLSLSQHYGSKVNKITERLLKDNLIDFTGTDTHNIRHLNTLETINNGKLLKLITPILENNAKLL from the coding sequence ATGCTATCTTTTTTTAAAAAAAATAAACAACCAATTACTACATTATTTAGTAAAACTTATATAGATATCCATTCTCATTTATTACCAAATATTGATGATGGCTCTAAAAGTTTTGAAGATTCTACCGAACTGATACAAAAACTTTCTAGTTTTGGTATTAAAAATTTTGTTACAACTCCACACGTAATGGATGGGGTTTGGAATAACACATCTAAAGATATACAGCAAAAACTTTTTGAATTAACTAATTATTTAAAATCTCATGGGCTTGAAGACATTAATATTAGAGCTGCTGCAGAATATATGATTGATAATAATTTTGAAAAATTATTAAGCAATAAAGATCTACTTCCTATTAAAGACCAATACATACTTGTTGAGTTATCGTATTTTAATCCACCAATTAACTTAAACGAAATACTTTTCAATATTCAAATTGCTGGTTATAAACCTATTTTAGCACATCCTGAAAGGTATATTTTTTATCATACAAATTACAATAAGTATCATGAATTAAAAGAATTAGGCTGTTTATTTCAACTAAACTTACTCTCATTATCTCAACATTATGGCTCTAAAGTAAATAAAATTACAGAACGCTTATTAAAAGATAATTTAATAGATTTTACAGGCACAGACACGCATAATATACGTCATTTAAACACCTTAGAAACTATTAACAATGGTAAACTATTAAAATTAATAACTCCAATTTTAGAAAACAACGCCAAATTACTTTAG
- a CDS encoding prephenate dehydratase — translation MKVAIQGIKGSFHHIVAQQYFGENIDLLECLSFSEMPNLLLDKKADVLIMAIENSIAGAILPNYALIDDFQLNICGEFHLPINHNLMGLKDQNIEDIKEVYSHPMALLQCHNFFKDYPHIKLIEDKDTASVAKRIAENNLKGVGAIASTLAAEIYNLDIIAENIQTIKENATRFFILNNNKDKSSVSANKASIKFITSNDTGSLAEVLSILAKHNLNMSKIQSMPVINTPWKYAFFADFIFKSYADYFDAIDEIKEKVEIVKILGEYTKGKR, via the coding sequence ATGAAAGTAGCAATTCAAGGTATAAAAGGGTCTTTTCACCACATTGTGGCACAACAATATTTTGGAGAAAACATAGATTTATTAGAGTGTTTATCTTTTTCTGAGATGCCAAACCTTTTATTAGATAAAAAGGCAGATGTCTTAATTATGGCAATCGAGAATTCTATAGCTGGGGCAATATTGCCTAATTACGCTTTAATTGATGATTTTCAATTAAATATTTGTGGTGAGTTTCATTTACCAATTAATCATAATTTAATGGGATTGAAAGATCAAAATATTGAAGATATTAAAGAAGTATATTCACATCCTATGGCACTATTACAGTGTCATAATTTTTTTAAAGACTACCCGCATATAAAACTTATAGAAGATAAGGATACGGCTTCGGTAGCTAAAAGAATTGCAGAAAATAACTTAAAAGGAGTTGGAGCCATTGCAAGTACACTAGCTGCAGAAATATATAATTTAGATATTATTGCTGAAAACATTCAAACCATTAAAGAAAATGCTACACGTTTTTTTATTTTAAATAATAATAAAGATAAAAGCAGTGTTTCAGCAAACAAAGCTTCAATAAAATTTATAACAAGTAATGATACTGGTAGTTTGGCAGAAGTGCTTTCTATTTTAGCAAAACACAATTTAAATATGTCTAAAATACAATCTATGCCAGTTATAAACACCCCTTGGAAATATGCTTTTTTCGCTGATTTTATTTTTAAAAGTTATGCCGATTATTTTGATGCAATAGATGAAATTAAAGAAAAAGTAGAAATAGTAAAAATTTTAGGAGAATACACAAAAGGTAAAAGATAA
- a CDS encoding capsule assembly Wzi family protein: protein MNLTLFFSIFFEVHAQNYAIELNSNISSKETLPFFLTSNKFGTIPNSNNIILNTAIFSDFKNNNTINVAYKASITGFIADKNEVLINELYTSIATKNWQLDLGSKNEEILFEGLSVSNGNIINSINTRAFPGINFKTRSYLTVPFAKNWLKVKANYAEYFLNDKRAVDNAHLHYKSLYLKSKLSTKLNLITGLDHYVVWGGTSETYGKQPTGFKNYLKYISGQGDGSTDESINSSNAWGNHVGNYLIQLDYKGDKTNWSFYVSHPFEDRSGREFSNYPDALYGLFIDLKNPKSFITHFITEFQYTKHQGKNTSENGLIDNYFNNSIYSSGWTYFGHTIGSPFFTTKTPINGITYGIAENRFTSINVGFKGYLSETIQYKTNITYTKYPGWFTTPLNKSLFSPYLEVFISNKSIPFEITVGTTGDFGDFLPTNFGGFLKLTKTGIF from the coding sequence TTGAATTTAACCCTATTTTTTAGCATATTTTTTGAAGTACATGCTCAAAATTATGCTATAGAACTAAATTCAAATATTAGCAGTAAAGAAACACTTCCTTTTTTTTTAACATCAAATAAATTTGGTACAATACCAAACAGCAATAATATTATACTTAATACCGCTATTTTTTCTGATTTTAAAAATAACAACACTATTAATGTTGCTTATAAAGCATCAATAACAGGTTTTATTGCTGATAAAAATGAAGTTTTAATTAACGAACTTTATACTAGCATTGCTACTAAAAATTGGCAATTAGATCTTGGTAGTAAAAATGAAGAAATTTTATTTGAAGGCTTATCTGTTTCTAACGGTAATATTATAAATTCAATTAATACAAGAGCCTTTCCAGGAATTAACTTTAAAACTAGATCTTACTTAACCGTACCTTTTGCCAAAAACTGGTTAAAAGTAAAAGCTAATTATGCTGAGTATTTTTTAAATGATAAACGAGCTGTAGACAATGCCCATTTACATTATAAAAGCTTGTATTTAAAATCTAAACTAAGTACTAAACTAAATTTAATAACCGGATTAGACCACTATGTTGTTTGGGGAGGAACATCTGAAACGTATGGAAAACAACCTACAGGTTTTAAAAATTATTTAAAATATATAAGCGGACAAGGGGATGGTAGTACAGATGAAAGTATAAATTCATCAAACGCTTGGGGAAATCACGTTGGTAATTATTTAATTCAATTAGATTATAAAGGAGACAAAACCAACTGGAGTTTTTATGTATCACATCCTTTTGAAGATAGATCTGGAAGAGAATTCTCTAACTATCCGGATGCTCTCTATGGGCTTTTTATAGATTTAAAAAATCCAAAAAGTTTTATCACTCATTTTATTACTGAATTTCAATACACCAAACATCAAGGTAAAAACACTTCAGAAAACGGTTTAATTGATAATTATTTTAACAACTCTATTTATAGTAGTGGCTGGACTTATTTTGGACATACTATTGGTTCTCCTTTTTTCACCACAAAAACACCTATAAATGGCATTACTTATGGTATTGCTGAAAATAGATTCACATCAATTAATGTTGGTTTTAAAGGCTATTTAAGTGAAACTATTCAGTATAAAACAAATATTACATATACAAAATATCCTGGCTGGTTTACTACTCCTCTTAATAAATCATTATTTTCGCCCTATTTAGAAGTTTTTATTTCTAATAAATCCATACCTTTTGAAATAACAGTTGGTACAACTGGAGATTTTGGAGATTTTTTACCAACTAATTTTGGAGGCTTTTTAAAATTAACTAAAACCGGAATTTTTTAA
- a CDS encoding polysaccharide biosynthesis/export family protein yields MKKNGLFKFGLLLLILISITSCVSKKDMIYFQNDEVISNELHKNYAPKIQTDDILNITVSAREPEAAVVYNLYKGGGQSSSTDPITYLVDNEGNITFPELGKIKVSGLTTNQLKNDLIKRLEVFITNPIVTIRLENFRVSILGEVKSPGPYNLENEKVSIPEALAMAGDLTIQGKRKNILLLRTNGDKVESIRLDLTDKALFKSPYFYLAQNDIVYVEPNRAKVNSSAIGTTSSLISIASALLSLVLILTR; encoded by the coding sequence ATGAAAAAAAACGGCCTATTTAAATTTGGATTACTTCTTTTAATACTAATTAGTATTACTTCTTGTGTGTCCAAAAAGGATATGATTTATTTTCAGAATGATGAGGTGATTTCGAATGAGTTGCATAAAAATTATGCTCCAAAAATTCAAACAGACGATATTTTAAACATTACGGTTAGTGCACGTGAACCTGAAGCTGCAGTGGTTTATAATTTATACAAAGGAGGTGGGCAATCCTCTTCTACAGATCCAATTACTTATTTAGTAGATAATGAAGGTAATATAACTTTTCCAGAACTTGGTAAAATTAAAGTTAGTGGTCTAACAACAAATCAATTAAAAAACGATTTAATTAAACGTTTAGAGGTATTTATTACAAACCCAATTGTTACTATTAGATTAGAAAATTTTAGAGTTTCAATTTTAGGTGAAGTAAAATCTCCTGGACCGTATAATTTAGAGAACGAAAAAGTATCAATACCCGAAGCCCTTGCTATGGCTGGTGATTTAACCATTCAAGGAAAACGAAAAAATATTTTATTGTTAAGAACCAATGGAGATAAAGTAGAGAGTATTCGCTTAGATTTAACGGATAAAGCTTTGTTTAAATCGCCTTATTTTTATTTAGCTCAAAATGACATTGTTTATGTAGAGCCAAATAGAGCAAAAGTAAATTCGTCTGCAATAGGAACAACTTCTTCATTAATTTCAATAGCATCTGCATTGCTTTCATTAGTGCTAATTTTAACACGTTAA